Proteins encoded together in one Aminipila butyrica window:
- a CDS encoding class D sortase, with the protein MSYQQDKMYQQYIAALEIENSALNETFEDTVTSGSSVIIPSSVESKPVSPRKIENVIGRISIPSISSDQLLLEGSSSKQLKYGAGHVTGTALPGDVGNCSIAGHRNYTFGSYFNRLDEVQVNDLITIQYNNATFTYIVTESFIVEPDDVSILASTPNLSTLTLITCHPKGSNEQRLIIKGILQ; encoded by the coding sequence ATGAGCTATCAACAGGATAAAATGTATCAACAATACATTGCTGCTTTAGAAATTGAAAATTCAGCACTTAATGAAACGTTTGAAGATACTGTGACAAGTGGTTCTTCCGTAATAATCCCCTCTTCAGTAGAAAGCAAACCCGTATCTCCTCGAAAGATTGAAAATGTTATTGGTCGAATTTCGATTCCTTCCATTTCATCAGATCAGCTTCTACTTGAAGGCTCCAGTTCTAAACAATTAAAATATGGTGCGGGTCATGTTACTGGCACGGCTCTCCCTGGTGACGTTGGCAATTGTAGTATAGCGGGCCATCGCAACTATACGTTTGGTTCATACTTTAATCGTCTTGATGAGGTACAAGTAAATGACCTTATTACTATTCAATATAATAACGCCACTTTTACCTATATAGTTACAGAAAGTTTTATAGTAGAACCTGACGATGTGTCAATTCTAGCCAGCACGCCTAATCTTTCAACGCTTACACTTATTACTTGTCACCCAAAAGGATCTAATGAACAAAGACTAATCATCAAAGGAATATTACAATAA
- a CDS encoding DUF4860 domain-containing protein, with the protein MKSRGFYNSGQSIQFLFTMVLLFSLVISAVFTILFGAQVYQNIQDRMDENFGGTTALSYISNKVKQSDKAGMISVENIEGTPVLKLVEQYDSGDYSTLIYCQDGQLKELFSSEDSGLSLADGMDIMKLKDLNLEMVGEQLLRIETQEVGGEYLLLSLRSQEEAYE; encoded by the coding sequence ATGAAGAGTAGAGGATTTTATAATAGTGGTCAGTCTATCCAGTTTCTGTTTACCATGGTACTTCTATTTTCGTTGGTTATCAGTGCGGTCTTTACTATTTTGTTTGGAGCGCAGGTGTACCAGAATATTCAAGACCGAATGGATGAGAACTTCGGCGGGACGACGGCGTTATCTTATATATCGAACAAGGTGAAGCAGAGTGACAAAGCGGGAATGATTTCTGTGGAAAATATAGAAGGAACACCAGTTTTAAAGCTCGTGGAGCAGTACGATTCGGGAGATTACAGCACCTTAATATATTGCCAAGATGGGCAGTTGAAAGAGTTATTTTCCAGTGAAGACAGTGGACTATCACTGGCGGATGGCATGGATATCATGAAACTGAAGGACCTGAATCTGGAGATGGTCGGCGAACAGCTGCTGCGGATTGAGACCCAGGAGGTCGGCGGTGAGTACTTGCTGCTGTCCCTGCGGAGTCAGGAGGAGGCTTATGAGTAG
- a CDS encoding type II secretion system F family protein, giving the protein MKAKELSSFCMQIAFLLGAGLSIDTALLVLAEDAERQGDKALFTSMSEDVEVGIPLADTMAKAGQFPDYLIQMTRVGQQTGNLEIIMESLSNYYEKESSLAQTIKNALTYPLIMVTMLMVVLFVLLTKVMPVFEEVYRQLGAQLSPITKSAVQIGTIFSGAVIVVILLLLLLAAGVMVSSRKGKGQLWAEHVLQVMKEKSGIAGTLAKRRLSAVLAISLKSGLEIESGMGLALALVSQKKLQDKLLICKEQIERGESLYDSLKKADIFSGLDMQMIKVGVRSGKADAIFDKLAKKYEEEVDTSIDNMILRFEPTMVVILASVVGLILLSVMMPLVGIMASIG; this is encoded by the coding sequence ATGAAAGCAAAAGAATTATCATCATTTTGTATGCAGATTGCCTTCTTGCTGGGAGCAGGCCTCTCTATCGATACCGCCCTGCTTGTGTTGGCAGAGGATGCAGAACGGCAAGGGGATAAGGCTTTGTTTACCAGCATGTCGGAAGACGTAGAGGTCGGTATACCTTTGGCAGATACAATGGCTAAAGCAGGGCAATTTCCAGATTATCTAATTCAGATGACTAGGGTAGGACAACAGACCGGGAATCTGGAGATTATCATGGAATCTCTATCTAATTATTATGAAAAAGAGAGTTCACTAGCTCAAACCATTAAAAATGCCCTGACGTATCCCTTGATTATGGTGACTATGCTGATGGTGGTACTGTTCGTGCTGCTCACTAAGGTCATGCCTGTGTTTGAGGAGGTCTATAGGCAGCTGGGGGCCCAGTTGTCGCCTATTACCAAAAGTGCGGTACAGATTGGAACCATTTTTAGTGGAGCTGTAATCGTGGTGATTCTATTACTACTGTTGCTGGCCGCTGGAGTTATGGTTTCCTCTCGAAAGGGAAAAGGTCAGTTGTGGGCAGAGCATGTTTTACAAGTTATGAAGGAGAAAAGCGGCATTGCTGGAACCCTGGCCAAGCGTAGATTATCTGCGGTGCTGGCCATTTCTTTAAAGAGCGGATTGGAAATTGAATCCGGTATGGGGCTAGCCCTAGCGTTGGTATCTCAGAAAAAGCTTCAAGACAAACTGCTGATTTGCAAGGAGCAGATCGAGCGGGGGGAATCCCTCTACGATTCCTTGAAAAAGGCGGATATTTTCAGCGGTTTGGATATGCAGATGATTAAGGTAGGCGTTCGCTCCGGAAAGGCAGACGCGATCTTTGACAAGCTGGCTAAAAAGTATGAAGAAGAAGTGGATACTTCCATCGACAACATGATTCTTCGTTTTGAGCCTACCATGGTGGTGATTTTGGCCTCTGTTGTCGGATTGATTCTGCTATCTGTCATGATGCCACTGGTTGGAATTATGGCATCCATAGGCTGA
- a CDS encoding exosporium glycoprotein BclB-related protein — translation MLINKHLADNSETQILSSALQEKLEASQQVKACNSPCFSPTGYPGQSCYPRPPGPPCPPGPPTPPGIGPTGPTGPRGPQGPQGPQGPQGPQGTQGPQGDAGPAGIQGPAGPAGAQGPAGAIGPTGPQGNAGPAGIQGPAGPAGAQGPAGGLGPTGPAGAQGPAGPAGVQGPAGVQGPAGDIGPTGPQGTAGPAGTQGPAGPAGAQGPAGDIGPTGPAGPAGPAGPAGAQGPAGAIGPAGPQGDAGPAGAQGPAGPAGAQGPAGDIGPAGPAGAQGPAGPAGPQGPAGDIGPAGPVGPAGPAGAQGPAGPAGDIGPAGPQGDAGPAGAQGPAGPAGAQGPAGEIGPTGPQGEAGPAGPTGPTGALGPTGPTGEPGAGAIIPFASGLPITMTSILGGLAGLPAFVGFGNSAPGLTVLGSTIDITNAAGTLSNFAFSVPRDGIITDLSAFFSTTLALTLTGTTVTVNAQLYSSVTPDNVFSPIPGALVNLAPPLTGIVTIGDISSGTTTGLAIPVTAGTRLMLVFSITAEGITLLNTVTGYASAGIGIS, via the coding sequence ATGCTTATAAACAAACATTTAGCTGATAACTCTGAAACTCAGATTCTCAGTTCCGCTCTCCAGGAGAAGCTCGAGGCCTCTCAGCAGGTAAAAGCTTGCAACTCCCCTTGTTTCTCTCCAACGGGATATCCTGGTCAGTCGTGCTATCCGCGTCCTCCAGGGCCTCCGTGCCCTCCAGGACCTCCAACCCCTCCAGGTATTGGCCCAACCGGACCTACTGGTCCGAGAGGTCCACAGGGCCCACAAGGTCCTCAGGGTCCGCAAGGTCCTCAGGGAACGCAGGGCCCTCAGGGTGATGCCGGTCCTGCCGGTATCCAAGGTCCTGCCGGCCCTGCCGGTGCCCAAGGTCCTGCTGGAGCTATAGGCCCTACCGGTCCTCAAGGAAATGCCGGTCCTGCCGGTATCCAAGGCCCTGCCGGCCCTGCTGGTGCCCAAGGCCCTGCTGGAGGTCTCGGACCTACTGGTCCTGCCGGTGCCCAAGGCCCTGCTGGTCCTGCTGGCGTTCAAGGTCCTGCCGGTGTTCAAGGTCCTGCTGGTGATATCGGTCCTACTGGTCCTCAGGGAACCGCCGGTCCTGCTGGCACTCAGGGTCCTGCCGGTCCTGCCGGTGCTCAAGGTCCTGCTGGTGATATCGGTCCTACCGGTCCTGCCGGTCCTGCCGGTCCTGCCGGTCCTGCCGGTGCCCAAGGTCCTGCTGGCGCTATAGGTCCTGCTGGTCCTCAGGGTGATGCTGGTCCTGCTGGTGCTCAGGGTCCTGCCGGTCCTGCCGGCGCTCAGGGTCCTGCTGGTGATATCGGTCCTGCTGGCCCTGCCGGTGCTCAAGGTCCTGCCGGTCCTGCCGGTCCTCAGGGTCCTGCTGGTGATATCGGTCCTGCTGGCCCTGTTGGCCCTGCTGGTCCTGCTGGTGCCCAAGGCCCTGCTGGTCCTGCTGGTGATATCGGTCCTGCTGGCCCTCAGGGTGATGCTGGTCCTGCTGGCGCTCAAGGTCCTGCCGGTCCTGCCGGTGCTCAGGGTCCTGCCGGTGAAATAGGCCCTACTGGTCCTCAAGGCGAAGCCGGCCCTGCTGGCCCTACTGGTCCTACTGGTGCTCTCGGCCCTACCGGTCCTACTGGTGAACCGGGCGCAGGCGCCATTATCCCATTTGCCTCTGGTCTTCCGATTACCATGACCTCCATTTTAGGCGGTCTGGCTGGTTTACCTGCTTTTGTAGGATTTGGCAATTCCGCACCAGGCTTAACCGTACTGGGATCAACCATTGATATTACCAATGCAGCAGGAACACTGTCTAACTTTGCTTTTTCAGTGCCGCGTGACGGTATTATCACCGACTTGAGTGCTTTCTTCAGTACAACGCTGGCATTGACTCTGACTGGCACCACCGTTACTGTAAATGCACAGCTTTATAGCTCTGTTACACCGGACAATGTATTCTCACCTATTCCAGGTGCTCTGGTTAATTTAGCTCCACCGCTCACCGGAATTGTCACCATTGGTGATATCAGTTCTGGAACAACGACGGGGTTAGCTATTCCAGTGACTGCAGGAACACGTCTCATGTTAGTGTTCTCTATTACTGCAGAGGGAATAACGTTGCTGAACACTGTAACCGGTTACGCAAGTGCTGGTATTGGCATCTCATAA
- a CDS encoding type IV pilus twitching motility protein PilT, translated as MKALKVLNIAVEQNASDIFLIPGVGFTLKINGKISPYEEKKLLPEELASIIEEIYELAGNRSMDKINQLGDDDFSFSVKGLSRFRTSVFKQRGSLAAVIRVVNFDLPDFRELHIPETVIDIANMKKGLVLVTGSAGSGKSTTLACIIDRINKTRDVHVITLEDPIEYLHRHQKSIVTQREITTDTVGYVSALRAALRQAPDVILLGELRDYETIRTAMTAAETGHLVISTLHTTGAANTVDRIIDAFPENQQSQIRIQLAMVLQAVVSQQLLPAVDESTLPAFEIMFLNNAIRNMIRERKNHQIDSVIAAGQEEGMISMDNSLMNLYRAGAITKDIALNYSTNREFFEKRLERNQ; from the coding sequence ATGAAGGCATTAAAAGTATTAAATATAGCGGTGGAACAGAATGCGTCGGATATTTTTTTAATTCCTGGGGTAGGTTTCACTTTAAAAATTAACGGAAAAATTTCTCCCTATGAGGAGAAAAAGCTGCTGCCAGAGGAATTGGCCAGCATCATAGAGGAAATTTATGAACTAGCTGGGAATCGGTCTATGGATAAGATTAACCAGTTGGGAGATGATGACTTTTCCTTTTCCGTGAAGGGCCTCTCCCGCTTTAGAACCAGTGTCTTTAAGCAACGAGGCTCTCTGGCGGCAGTAATCCGGGTGGTAAACTTTGATTTACCGGATTTCCGGGAGCTGCATATACCAGAGACCGTTATCGATATTGCCAACATGAAAAAAGGTTTGGTCCTGGTTACAGGGTCAGCCGGAAGTGGCAAGAGCACCACGCTGGCCTGTATCATTGATCGAATTAATAAAACACGAGATGTTCATGTGATTACGCTGGAGGACCCGATTGAGTACCTTCACCGACATCAGAAAAGTATCGTCACTCAGCGAGAGATTACCACGGATACGGTAGGGTATGTATCTGCTCTTCGAGCGGCACTACGTCAGGCCCCTGACGTAATTCTGCTGGGGGAACTGCGGGATTATGAGACCATTCGTACAGCTATGACAGCCGCAGAGACCGGGCACCTAGTTATCTCCACCTTGCACACCACTGGAGCAGCCAACACGGTGGATCGAATCATCGATGCTTTTCCGGAAAATCAGCAGAGTCAGATTCGAATTCAGCTGGCCATGGTACTCCAAGCGGTGGTATCTCAACAGCTTCTTCCAGCAGTGGACGAGAGTACGCTGCCGGCTTTTGAAATCATGTTCCTAAACAATGCTATTCGCAATATGATACGGGAGCGAAAAAATCATCAGATTGATTCGGTCATCGCTGCCGGTCAGGAGGAGGGCATGATTTCTATGGACAACAGCCTGATGAATTTGTACAGGGCTGGTGCCATCACCAAAGATATAGCGCTGAACTATAGTACCAATCGTGAATTTTTTGAAAAGCGCTTAGAAAGAAACCAATAA
- the murA gene encoding UDP-N-acetylglucosamine 1-carboxyvinyltransferase, whose protein sequence is MAKYLIQKSGPLRGEVTISGSKNAVLPIMAATVLTGESCELTEVPALRDVDVMCRLLRSLGAEVKEEYKDNMLTIEAREVTTCEAPYELVKKMRASILVMGPLLARTGRARIALPGGCAIGARPIDLHLKGFQALGATIKEGHGYVEAVAERLVGNNVYLDFPSVGATENIMMAAVLAEGTTILENVAEEPEIVDLANFLNRMGARIKGAGTDTIKIEGVAALHGAKHSVIPDRIETGTFMVAAAITRGCVLLRNVVPDHVKPVIAKLKECGAAVEITDEGMIVRGDVGPLISTDIKTLPYPGFPTDMQSQFMSLLATAKGSSIVIETVFENRYMNVGELNRMGANIKIEGRSAVIQGEKVLQGAQVISTDLRAGAALVLAGLTAEGTTEISEIYHIERGYEKFVEKFRALGATIIRVEE, encoded by the coding sequence TTGGCTAAATATTTAATTCAGAAAAGTGGGCCCCTTAGAGGAGAAGTGACGATAAGCGGCTCGAAGAATGCCGTTCTTCCTATTATGGCGGCGACTGTTTTAACAGGCGAATCCTGTGAGCTGACAGAAGTTCCGGCACTTCGGGACGTAGACGTGATGTGCAGGCTGCTCAGAAGCCTGGGCGCAGAGGTAAAAGAAGAGTACAAAGACAACATGCTTACCATAGAAGCCAGAGAGGTAACCACCTGTGAGGCACCTTATGAGCTGGTAAAAAAGATGAGGGCATCCATCTTAGTCATGGGGCCTCTTTTAGCTAGGACGGGAAGGGCTCGAATTGCGCTGCCAGGCGGCTGTGCTATCGGAGCTCGGCCTATTGATTTGCACTTGAAAGGCTTCCAGGCACTGGGAGCGACGATTAAAGAAGGCCACGGCTATGTAGAAGCGGTGGCAGAGCGACTGGTAGGGAATAATGTCTATCTGGACTTTCCCAGCGTAGGAGCGACAGAAAACATTATGATGGCCGCTGTGCTGGCGGAAGGAACCACCATTTTAGAAAATGTAGCAGAAGAACCAGAGATTGTAGATTTGGCTAATTTCCTGAATCGCATGGGAGCCAGAATCAAGGGAGCTGGTACGGATACCATTAAGATTGAGGGGGTAGCTGCCCTTCACGGAGCGAAGCACTCTGTTATTCCAGACCGGATTGAAACGGGGACCTTCATGGTGGCGGCAGCCATCACCAGAGGGTGTGTGCTGCTGAGAAATGTGGTTCCGGATCACGTGAAGCCGGTGATTGCCAAATTAAAGGAATGTGGCGCCGCGGTAGAGATTACAGATGAAGGAATGATTGTGCGGGGAGATGTAGGGCCGCTGATATCTACGGATATTAAAACCTTGCCTTATCCAGGCTTTCCTACAGATATGCAGTCTCAATTTATGTCTTTGCTGGCCACGGCAAAAGGTTCCAGCATTGTTATCGAAACCGTGTTTGAAAACCGCTATATGAATGTAGGGGAATTAAACCGTATGGGTGCCAACATTAAAATTGAAGGCCGAAGTGCTGTTATCCAAGGAGAGAAGGTTCTTCAGGGGGCACAGGTGATTTCCACCGACTTACGAGCGGGAGCGGCCTTAGTGCTGGCTGGATTGACGGCAGAAGGAACGACGGAGATTTCTGAGATTTACCATATCGAACGAGGCTATGAGAAGTTTGTAGAGAAGTTCCGGGCGTTGGGAGCCACCATTATTCGGGTGGAAGAGTGA
- a CDS encoding transglutaminase domain-containing protein, with translation MKKTKLVLVGLVSGLMVITGCGAAYNPSGLENAQIAEVTIEDAAVPLANSPITVLTPAAPGTVSYTGGSVVLDASNSSQGYVMIKYSGKNQKIKIQITKSSGTTYTYNLNARAAYEVFPLTDGNGTYSIKVFENVAGTKYSQAFSKDISVKLANQYLPFLYPNQYVNFTANSNTVKIGAQVTSSTTDDLKKVELIYDYAVKNITYDTTKAVNVQSGYLPNVDAVLVAKKGICFDYASVMAAMLRSQKIPCKLVVGYSGKVYHAWINVYTAETGWVDGMIYFDGKQWQMMDPTFASSGKKSESIMKYIGTASNYSAKYIY, from the coding sequence ATGAAAAAAACAAAGCTTGTGTTAGTGGGTCTTGTTAGTGGATTGATGGTGATAACAGGATGCGGCGCTGCTTATAATCCGAGTGGCTTGGAAAATGCGCAGATTGCAGAAGTGACTATTGAAGATGCGGCTGTGCCTCTGGCTAATTCCCCAATAACAGTATTGACTCCTGCGGCGCCAGGAACGGTGTCCTATACGGGCGGAAGTGTGGTGCTGGATGCTTCCAACAGCAGTCAAGGATACGTGATGATTAAGTACAGCGGAAAGAACCAGAAAATCAAGATTCAGATTACCAAGAGTTCTGGTACGACATATACCTACAACTTGAACGCTAGAGCCGCCTATGAGGTCTTTCCGCTGACTGACGGTAACGGCACTTATTCCATCAAGGTCTTTGAAAATGTCGCTGGAACCAAGTATTCCCAGGCATTTAGCAAAGATATTTCTGTTAAGCTGGCCAATCAGTATTTGCCGTTTCTGTACCCAAACCAGTATGTAAACTTTACAGCTAACAGTAATACGGTAAAAATAGGGGCTCAGGTGACCAGCAGTACTACTGATGACCTAAAAAAGGTAGAGCTCATTTATGACTATGCAGTGAAGAATATTACCTATGATACCACCAAAGCCGTCAACGTACAGTCTGGATATTTGCCGAACGTTGATGCGGTACTGGTAGCTAAAAAGGGTATCTGCTTTGATTATGCATCTGTCATGGCGGCTATGCTTCGCTCTCAGAAGATACCGTGCAAGCTGGTGGTCGGTTATTCTGGAAAAGTGTATCACGCATGGATTAATGTATATACGGCAGAGACGGGCTGGGTAGACGGCATGATTTATTTCGATGGCAAGCAATGGCAGATGATGGACCCGACTTTTGCTTCTTCGGGGAAGAAGAGCGAATCCATCATGAAGTATATCGGCACGGCCAGCAACTATTCGGCGAAGTATATTTATTAG
- a CDS encoding BTAD domain-containing putative transcriptional regulator has product MSTEEKNPIIKIYMLGRFALEYDGEIILEDEGKIHKVWSLLGYLLANHSRKLGSQELPELLCADERSGDPAKVVKNLAYRLRCLLSDSGLPKETYIVQSGGSYSWNERLNYTIDTDEFLASYKRARQGGIDEQTAIDCYLQAISIYQGKFLPHAVYDQWAAHSTTYYHRLFTDSIISLYRLLEKKETYELMLPVCEKAIGIDAYDEDIYRIYIHCLTKMGRHKEALLSYETITNRLYDEMGVNPSGELRSLYREIMKTLKSVETDLIIIKEDLNEGGQAECCYFCEYQIFKDIYRFIARRVNRTGESIFIMLCTLTDKEDEIPSKKYLAEAMESLKVSIGKTLRKGDLFSRYSHSQFVVMLPDISYENGYMVGKRIQAAYKKNKVSKVVTMHYKLQPLDPKHF; this is encoded by the coding sequence ATGTCGACAGAAGAGAAAAATCCAATAATTAAAATTTATATGCTAGGTCGGTTCGCGCTAGAATACGACGGTGAAATCATACTGGAAGATGAAGGGAAAATTCATAAGGTATGGTCTCTGTTGGGATACCTGCTGGCCAACCACAGCAGAAAGCTGGGCAGTCAAGAATTGCCGGAGCTTTTATGCGCAGATGAGCGCAGCGGAGATCCAGCCAAAGTAGTAAAAAATCTGGCATACCGGTTGCGGTGTTTACTTTCGGATAGCGGCCTCCCAAAAGAGACTTACATTGTTCAGTCCGGCGGCAGTTACAGCTGGAATGAGCGCCTCAATTACACCATAGACACGGACGAATTTTTAGCGTCCTATAAACGGGCCAGACAAGGAGGCATTGATGAGCAAACCGCCATCGATTGCTATCTTCAGGCCATTTCTATCTATCAAGGCAAATTCTTGCCTCATGCAGTGTATGACCAGTGGGCAGCACATTCTACTACATATTACCATCGATTATTTACAGACAGTATCATATCTTTATATCGGCTCTTAGAGAAAAAGGAAACTTATGAACTTATGCTGCCTGTATGCGAAAAGGCAATAGGTATCGATGCTTATGATGAAGATATTTACAGAATCTATATTCATTGTCTGACAAAGATGGGAAGACACAAAGAAGCACTTTTATCTTATGAAACCATAACAAACCGGCTTTATGATGAGATGGGTGTAAACCCGTCAGGTGAATTGAGAAGTTTATATCGAGAGATTATGAAAACGTTGAAAAGTGTAGAAACGGATTTGATAATTATCAAAGAAGATCTGAATGAAGGTGGACAGGCTGAATGCTGTTATTTTTGTGAATATCAGATATTTAAAGATATCTATCGGTTTATTGCTAGACGTGTCAACCGTACAGGAGAGTCCATTTTCATCATGCTGTGCACCCTAACAGATAAAGAGGACGAAATTCCATCAAAAAAATATTTGGCTGAAGCGATGGAATCCTTGAAAGTTTCTATTGGCAAAACTCTGCGTAAAGGTGATTTGTTTTCTAGGTATAGCCATTCGCAATTTGTTGTGATGCTTCCGGACATTTCTTATGAAAATGGATATATGGTAGGAAAAAGAATTCAAGCAGCCTATAAGAAAAATAAAGTAAGCAAAGTGGTAACCATGCATTATAAACTGCAGCCTTTAGATCCGAAACATTTCTAA